The DNA window ACTTCTCGGGCCATGTCGCCTTTTCCCGATTCCCAAGCGTCAGCCCCATCAGAGTGATAGCCAAAATAACTCCGATCAACAGGAAAAACAACCGTCTGCTCCCAATCAATTTAAACAACAACAGCACCTTCTAACGCGTGTACTCAGCGTTTCGACCGACCTGCCGGACCATTTTTC is part of the Bacilli bacterium genome and encodes:
- a CDS encoding rod shape-determining protein MreC; the protein is MFKLIGSRRLFFLLIGVILAITLMGLTLGNREKATWPEKFLNDTVSFAHGLVFKPARYIAGFFEDIGHLRNLYQ